In Nocardioides daphniae, the DNA window GATGCACGGCCACGGGTCCTCGATCGAGCTCGACGGCCTGGGGCGTACGAACGTGCTCGCGCTGGACGGCTACCAGCTGACGGGCGGGTTGCCGACGCTGGGCGCCTTCCTGGCCAGCCAGCCGGACAACCCGCACCACATCGTCGACCGTCCGACCGCCACCGCTGCCCGCAAGGCGTGCGACATGGCGGGGTTCACCGCGACGCCGCGTCAGCGCAGGATTGGGCAGTACGTCCTCGACGACGGCGACCCCGTGGCCGTCGGGCAGGACTGGCAGGACTTCGTGGTCAGCCACCCGGTGATGGACACCAAGCGCCGGTTGCGGCTCTTCGACCTGCCGCCGCAGTCGTCTCCGGACGAGCGTGAGCGGATCGAGGCGAGCGCCCGGCGCGAGCTGCGTCTGACCGAACCGTTGCACCACGACGGAGTGGACCGTCCGCTCGACTACCTGGTCACCGACTCGGGTCCGGCGTTGCTCTTCGACGACTGGCCGGGCGCACAGCCCCTCGACCAGTTCCTGGCGTCGCGCGGCGACTCCCTCGACTTCGACACCCGCATCGCGCTGATCCGCCAGATCGGCGAGGTGTTGCGGTACACCCACAACCGGCACCTGGCCCACCGGGCGCTGGCACCCAACCGGGTGTGGGTGCGCGAGGAGGACTCCCGTGGTCCCCGCATCCGGATCCGTGACTGGTACACGGGTCAGCGCGAGGCCAGCACCCGCACCAAGGTGACGGCCCTGTCAGCCGGCCTGACCGACGTACGTGGCGCGGTCGACCAGGACGACTGGATCTATCTGGCCCGTGAGGCGCTGCACGGCGCCGAGGAGCTGCCCAGCATCCCGCTCGACGTCTACGGCCTCGGTGCCCTGGCCTTCCTGATCCTCACCGGTGAGCCGCCCGCGACCACCCTGGCTGACCTGCAGGCGCGCTTCACCCGCGACGACGGCCTCGACCCGAGCTCCCTCACCCCGGAGATCCCGGACCAGTACGCCGATGTCGTACGCCGCGCCACGGCGTTCGCGGAGCCCGAGCGCACCGCGTCGGTCGACCAGTTCCTCACCGAGCTGGACGCTGCAGCGCGCGCGGTCCGTCCGGCCGAGCGCGACCCGCAGCCGGTCGCGGACCCCCTCGATGCCCAGAGCGGTTCGGTCATCGCCGACCGCTTCGACGTGCTGGAGCGGCGCGGGAGGGCTCGACGGGGACGGCGCTGCTGGCGGTCGACTACGACAGTGACGACACCCGTCCGATCATCCTCAAGGTGGCGCGCAACGACGCCGCCGGGGAACGGCTCGCGGTCGAGGCCGAGGTGCTGGAGCAGCTCGACCACCCGCGGGTGGTGCGGCTCATCGGTGGCCCGATCCGGATCGACGGGCGCACGGCGCTGCTCCTCTCCGACGCCGGCAAGGAGACGTTGGCAACCCGGATCGCCACAGAGGGCCGGGCGACCATCGAGCAGCTCGAAGGCTACGGCCGTGACCTGCTCGAGGCTGTGGCCCACCTCGACGAGCAGGGGCTCTTCCACCGCGACATCAAGCCCGCCAACCTGGCGATCTCGCCCGACCCGGCACCCGCAAGCCGCGGCTGACGCTCTTCGACCTGTCGTTGGCGCGTGAGCCGCTGGACAACACCACCTCGGGCACGCCCGGCTACCTGGACCCCTACTTGTCGCAGCGCCGTCAGTACGACCGGGCCGCGGAACTCTGGTCGGTGGCGGCAACTCTCTTCGAGATGGCGACGGGCAACCCATTGTGGTGGCCCGAGGGAACCAACGGTCCGTTGACGCCCGACGAGGCGCCGGTGGTGATGTCCACCAGCTTCGAGGACGCGGTGGCCGAGCCACTCACCGACTTCTTCCGCCGGGCGCTGGCCCCGAAGGCGCCCGAGCGTTACGCGGGCGTCGCGGAGATGGCGCAGGCCTGGGCGGCGGTCTTCGCCGATCTGGATGCCGGCACCGACGGCGCCGGGGGCGACGACGAAGCGGCAGCTGCCGCCTCGCTCGCCACGCCGCTCAACAGTGCGGGACTGAGCGCCCGGGCACTGTCGGGCGTGCTGCGGCTCGACGTGTTGACGGTCGGCGACCTGCTCGGCGTGCCGCCTCACCGGATCAACGCCGTGCGTGGCCTGGGTGAGCACTACCGCAAGGAGATCCAGAGGCGGATCCGCGAGTGGCGTGAGCGTCTCAGCGCACCCTCGAGCGTCGAGGTCGTCCCGGGCCGCGGCGTCGAGGGTGTGGTGCGGGTGCTGTTGCAGGTGCCGTCGAGCTCGAAGTCCGACCAGACCCCGCTGCGAGCCCTCGTCGGGCTGGACCACGAGCCCGGTCCCACGCCGCTGTGGCCGACCGTCGCCCAGGCCGCGGAGCACGCCGGGGTCAGCCAGGATGCGATGACCTCGGCGCTCAACCGAGCCGCGAAACGGTGGGCCAAGCTCGACTCCGTGGCCCAGGTCCGCGCAGACCTGGTCGCCCTGCTCGCCGGCGACGGTCGTGTGATGACGCTGACTGAGCTGGCGGTGGCGCTGGCCGGGCGGCTCGGCTCCCAGCTGGAAGGCACGGCGCGCCGTGACCACTCCGTAGCGCTGATCCGCGCCGCCCTCGAGGTCGAGGAACGGGAGGACGAGCCCCGGCTGACCATCCGACGCCCCTCCCCCGGCGCGACCCCGTTGGTGGCGCTGACCGAGTCGGCCCAGACGGACCCCACCGCCCCAACCGGCGAGCGCGCGCACCTGTCGGCCGACGCGCTCACGGAGATCGCCGTGGCCCTGGGGCGGCGCGCCGACGACCTGGTCGCCGACGGGGTCGTGCCCGCGGCCCGGGCCCGCGCCGACCTGCGCTCCCTCCTGCCCCCCGCCCAGGACCGACTGGTCGAGCTGAGCGACGAGCGTCTGGTGCGGCTCGCCGCGGCGACCTCCACCACGGCGGCAGTCTCTGGCTTCGGCGAGCTCTACCCGCGCAGCCTGCCGGTCGCCGACGCGATCGACCATGCACTGCGCGGCCGACCGGGGCGAGTCATCTCGGAGATGTGGGTGCGCCGCCGCGTCTTTTCTCGCTTCCCCGACCTGGCGGCGACGATCCGAGCCACCCCGAGCTCGACCCGCTGGTGCTGCAGGCCCTGCCGGGCATGGCCTGGAACGGCACCGAGTACGCCGCCCGCGACACCACCGACGTCTCCCAGTCGGTCACCGGTTACGCGACCAGCGTGGCTTCCACCTCCGCCGTCGAAGTGGACCGCACATTGCGTACGTCCCTGCGGACGCACGCTCCCGTCGCCCTGGCCGTGGCGCCGCACCGCTACCTCCAGGCGATCGACAGGCTGGCGTCCCTCTACGACGTCGAGGTCGTGGACGTCTCGCTCATGGTGGTGGAGACCAGTCGGGCGTTGGCGGCCGATCAGGAGGTGCCGTGGGAGGTCGTGCTGGAGGCCGACGCCGCGGAGCACGACTCCTTCGACTGGGAGCAACTGACCTCCTTGGTGCGTGAGGCGCTCGAGCCCGGTGGACCGAGGCGATCGCCACTCAGCGGCCAGTGCTGGTAGTGAATGCCGGCCCGTTGGCGCGCTACGGCATGCGCGACCACCTCTCCGACCTGCTCGACGTCGGCACCCCGCGCCCGGCCGC includes these proteins:
- a CDS encoding protein kinase domain-containing protein; amino-acid sequence: MILKVARNDAAGERLAVEAEVLEQLDHPRVVRLIGGPIRIDGRTALLLSDAGKETLATRIATEGRATIEQLEGYGRDLLEAVAHLDEQGLFHRDIKPANLAISPDPAPASRG